A window of the Phaseolus vulgaris cultivar G19833 chromosome 5, P. vulgaris v2.0, whole genome shotgun sequence genome harbors these coding sequences:
- the LOC137834458 gene encoding gibberellin 2-beta-dioxygenase 8-like: MDYEPPFLETYKTLLQKHVGDSRNDCFCCTVERCDIPLIDLGRLSLEREECMREIAEAAKEWGFFQVVNHGVPQELLKSMQIEQKEVFYQPFVNKSTQQAIFSTLSAKAYRWGNPFATNLRQLSWSEAFHFYVTDISRINQHEALRSSLEGFATRMFSLAQSLSEILACKLNAKSNYFREHCSAKSCFIRLNRYPSCPISKMHGLMPHSDTSFLTIVHQDQIGGLQLMKDGKWFAVKPNPHALLVNIGDLFQAWSNGVYKSIKHRVVAAEKAERFSVAFFYCPSEEAVIKSHIKPAIYRKFTFTEYKQQTEKDVKQSGGKVGLSRFLL, encoded by the exons ATGGATTATGAACCACCATTCCTGGAGACCTACAAGACCCTTTTGCAAAAACACGTAGGGGATTCAAGGAATGACTGCTTCTGCTGTACAGTGGAGAGATGTGATATACCTTTGATCGACCTTGGCCGTTTAAGTCTTGAGAGAGAGGAATGTATGAGGGAAATTGCAGAAGCTGCGAAAGAATGGGGTTTCTTCCAAGTTGTTAATCATGGTGTTCCACAGGAGTTGCTAAAGAGCATGCAGATTGAGCAAAAGGAAGTGTTTTATCAACCTTTTGTGAACAAGTCAACACAACAAGCTATTTTCTCTACTTTATCTGCTAAAGCTTACAGGTGGGGGAATCCATTTGCCACCAATCTCAGACAACTGTCATGGTCAGAAGCCTTTCACTTTTATGTCACTGATATCTCAAGGATCAACCAACATGAAGCTCTGAG ATCAAGCCTTGAAGGTTTTGCAACACGAATGTTCTCCCTTGCACAAAGCTTGTCTGAGATACTAGCCTGCAAGTTGAATGCGAAATCCAACTATTTTCGAGAGCATTGCTCGGCAAAGAGTTGTTTCATTCGACTGAATAGATATCCTTCATGCCCTATATCAAAGATGCATGGCTTAATGCCTCACTCTGACACTAGTTTTCTTACCATCGTACATCAGGACCAGATTGGGGGATTGCAATTGATGAAAGATGGAAAATGGTTTGCTGTTAAGCCTAATCCACATGCTCTGCTCGTTAACATTGGTGACTTGTTTCAG GCATGGAGCAATGGTGTTTATAAAAGCATAAAACACAGAGTTGTTGCAGCAGAGAAAGCTGAGAGGTTTTCTGTGGCCTTTTTTTACTGTCCCTCGGAGGAAGCAGTTATAAAAAGCCACATAAAGCCAGCTATCTACAGAAAATTCACTTTTACGGAGTATAAACAACAGACTGAGAAAGATGTCAAGCAAAGTGGGGGTAAAGTGGGGCTCTCGAGATTTCTTCTGTAG